From Pseudomonas sp. LS1212, the proteins below share one genomic window:
- a CDS encoding class 1 fructose-bisphosphatase — protein sequence MSRVTLSRYLIEQTRSNNTPADLRFLIEVVARACKEISHAVSKGALGGVLGSMGTENVQGEVQKKLDVISNEILLEANEWGGHLAGMASEEMDNAYQIPGKYPKGAYLLVFDPLDGSSNIDVNVSVGTIFSVLRCPNEHLSQNETLNEKAFLQPGTQQVAAGYAIYGPQTMLILTLGDGVKGFTLDREMGSFVLTHENITIPETTAEFAINMSNQRHWEAPVQRYVSELLAGETGPLKKNYNMRWIASMVADVHRILTRGGLFMYPRDSREPSKPGKLRLMYEANPMSFLVEQAGGASTDGNQRILDIKPEGLHQRVAVFLGSKQEVERVTAYHKE from the coding sequence ATGTCCCGCGTTACCCTGAGTCGCTATTTGATTGAGCAGACCCGTAGCAACAACACTCCTGCCGATCTGCGCTTCCTGATCGAAGTGGTAGCGCGTGCGTGCAAGGAAATCAGCCACGCCGTGTCCAAAGGTGCGTTGGGTGGTGTGCTGGGAAGCATGGGCACCGAGAACGTACAAGGTGAAGTACAAAAGAAACTCGACGTGATCTCCAACGAGATCCTGCTCGAAGCCAACGAATGGGGCGGTCACCTGGCCGGCATGGCGTCCGAAGAAATGGACAATGCCTACCAGATCCCGGGCAAATACCCGAAAGGCGCCTACCTGCTGGTATTCGACCCGCTGGACGGTTCGTCGAACATCGACGTCAACGTGTCGGTCGGCACCATCTTCTCGGTACTGCGCTGCCCCAATGAGCACCTGAGCCAGAACGAAACCCTCAACGAGAAGGCGTTCCTTCAGCCGGGTACCCAGCAGGTCGCTGCCGGTTACGCCATCTACGGCCCGCAAACCATGTTGATCCTGACCTTGGGCGACGGCGTCAAGGGCTTCACCCTGGACCGTGAAATGGGCAGCTTCGTGCTGACTCACGAGAACATCACCATCCCGGAAACCACCGCAGAGTTCGCCATCAACATGTCCAACCAGCGCCACTGGGAAGCCCCGGTGCAACGCTACGTCAGCGAATTGCTGGCAGGTGAAACCGGCCCGCTGAAGAAAAACTACAACATGCGCTGGATCGCCTCGATGGTGGCCGACGTGCATCGCATCCTGACCCGTGGCGGCCTGTTCATGTACCCGCGCGACAGCCGCGAGCCGTCCAAGCCAGGCAAGCTGCGCCTGATGTACGAAGCCAACCCGATGTCGTTCCTGGTCGAGCAGGCCGGTGGTGCGTCCACCGACGGCAACCAGCGCATTCTCGATATCAAGCCTGAAGGCCTGCACCAGCGCGTCGCGGTGTTCCTCGGTTCCAAGCAGGAAGTCGAGCGCGTAACCGCTTACCACAAGGAATAA
- a CDS encoding DUF924 family protein produces MAAPWQPLLQWWFGSAERPEEVAAQQGKLWFGKRDSQDAEARERFGDLVDQALAGGLAEWAQSPQGWLALILLLDQLPRMVYRDTPKAYAGDRRAQGLVIDGLAQGHYLLLLPLQKAFVLLVLEHAEDLALQNRSVTLHQKLLPNQLGLEHALFADFLDYAEKHQRIIERFGRFPHRNEVLGRESTAEELAFLRQPGSRF; encoded by the coding sequence ATGGCCGCGCCTTGGCAGCCGCTTCTGCAATGGTGGTTTGGTTCAGCCGAACGCCCTGAAGAGGTGGCCGCGCAACAGGGCAAGTTGTGGTTCGGCAAGCGTGACAGCCAGGATGCCGAGGCGCGTGAGCGTTTTGGCGACCTGGTCGATCAGGCGTTGGCTGGCGGATTGGCTGAGTGGGCGCAAAGCCCGCAAGGCTGGCTGGCCTTGATTCTGCTGCTCGATCAACTGCCGCGAATGGTCTACCGGGATACGCCAAAGGCCTATGCCGGTGACCGGCGAGCGCAGGGTCTGGTGATTGACGGCCTGGCCCAGGGACATTATCTGCTGTTGTTGCCCTTGCAGAAGGCGTTCGTCCTTCTGGTGCTCGAACATGCCGAAGATCTTGCCCTGCAGAACCGTTCGGTGACACTCCACCAAAAGCTGCTTCCCAATCAGCTCGGGCTCGAACATGCGTTGTTTGCTGACTTTCTCGATTATGCCGAGAAGCATCAGCGGATCATCGAACGCTTTGGCCGGTTTCCTCATCGCAATGAAGTGCTTGGGCGCGAGTCCACGGCCGAGGAGTTGGCGTTTTTGCGCCAACCGGGTTCTCGGTTCTGA
- the bamE gene encoding outer membrane protein assembly factor BamE — MSLRSLALLSLCVLLAACNKVNQENYSKLQAGMTKAEVEKMLGSPGECSGALGFSSCTWGDKNSFISIQYAGDKVLMFSGEGLK; from the coding sequence ATGTCTTTGCGTTCCCTCGCCCTGTTGTCGTTGTGCGTTTTGCTGGCCGCCTGCAACAAGGTCAATCAGGAAAACTATTCAAAGCTCCAGGCAGGCATGACCAAGGCTGAAGTCGAAAAAATGTTGGGCAGCCCGGGGGAGTGCTCGGGCGCACTGGGTTTCTCCAGTTGCACCTGGGGCGACAAGAACAGTTTCATCAGCATCCAGTACGCCGGTGACAAGGTCCTCATGTTTTCTGGCGAGGGCTTGAAATGA
- a CDS encoding lipocalin family protein: protein MAWLLGSLFAGLLLTGCANSGTGAIPPKTVEKVDFKRYQGTWYELARMPMYFQRDCAQSEAHYTLRPDATIGVLNRCRTLEGKWEAATGTAWPQVPGKTDKLWVVFDNWLSELAPRVVKGDYWVLYIGDDYQTALVGNPDRKSLWLLSRKPQVTPLVREDLLAKARQQGYDTTRLIWRVSDSNIANAQ, encoded by the coding sequence CTGGCATGGCTGCTGGGCAGCCTGTTCGCTGGTCTGCTGCTGACCGGTTGTGCCAACTCGGGCACCGGGGCAATACCGCCCAAGACGGTCGAAAAAGTCGATTTCAAGCGCTACCAGGGCACCTGGTACGAGCTGGCGCGCATGCCCATGTACTTCCAGCGTGACTGCGCCCAGTCCGAAGCCCATTACACGCTTCGGCCAGACGCTACGATCGGCGTGCTGAATCGTTGCCGAACCCTTGAAGGCAAATGGGAGGCGGCGACCGGCACGGCATGGCCGCAGGTACCGGGCAAGACCGACAAGCTCTGGGTGGTATTCGACAATTGGCTTTCGGAGCTGGCGCCGCGCGTCGTCAAGGGTGACTACTGGGTGCTGTATATCGGCGACGATTACCAGACCGCCCTGGTCGGCAATCCGGATCGCAAGAGCCTCTGGCTGCTCTCGCGCAAACCGCAGGTGACGCCCCTTGTGCGTGAAGACCTGCTGGCCAAGGCACGCCAGCAGGGCTATGACACTACAAGGCTGATTTGGCGGGTGTCCGATTCGAACATCGCC